Part of the Nothobranchius furzeri strain GRZ-AD chromosome 2, NfurGRZ-RIMD1, whole genome shotgun sequence genome, tccaccttcatctcactgggtttggtttctctccaggagctgaacaaccgctggcgctcgctgcaacagctggctgaagaccggagcaacatgctgggcagcgcccatgaggtgcagcgcttccacaggtaccccgcacacttatgcgccgcttacgggtcagtagagtttggacccacactcagacggagttctgatgtcttctcagagacgctgatgagaccaaagagtggatcgaggagaagaaccaggccctgaacacagacaactacggccaccacctggccagcgttcaggctctgcagcgtgaacatgaaggctttgagcgtgacctggcagctctgggtgataaggtccgcttcctgatcggtaccaggacccgagttgtctctggagacacgttcttcatggttctggtgactccaccccagccgttcctgatcagcgatcagcggggtgctttcctatttaaggtggatggaggacacaatttgacgccagaagattgcctcagttttggtagtaaccagccactcgtgttacctctagtgttcctaggattaatgttatttcgtagtgtttttgctcttatattggatttaccattcttcaggattcctgtcgacctcattggatactgacctctactccaggatttggatattcaacacacggaccttatcaccaccctccataacccacctctcatctcacccagtgccccatccaccagga contains:
- the LOC139066394 gene encoding uncharacterized protein translates to MLGSAHEVQRFHRDADETKEWIEEKNQALNTDNYGHHLASVQALQREHEGFERDLAALGDKVRFLIGTRTRVVSGDTFFMVLVTPPQPFLISDQRGAFLFKVDGGHNLTPEDCLSFGFLSTSLDTDLYSRIWIFNTRTLSPPSITHLSSHPVPHPPGRPASLHLCSLSCASPGSLPLSPPANTYTHHNAELLLQFQPQTYLCTLSSSL